The Dioscorea cayenensis subsp. rotundata cultivar TDr96_F1 chromosome 18, TDr96_F1_v2_PseudoChromosome.rev07_lg8_w22 25.fasta, whole genome shotgun sequence genome includes the window GAAGCATAGACTCACTGCCATGAAGCCGGCGCCGGAGGCAACTGCATGCATGACCATGCACATCATGAATAATTAACTTCTTTTATcattgagttttatttattttattttatttttttattttattaagagAGACGGTTTAAATTAAAGGACAGATAGATggagataaaataaatttctcatttaAAAAACCAAAGGTTCAAATGACACTAGATGGGCTAgctcactattttttttttttagaaaaaaataattatatatataattttaaaatgaggattaactttgttttttttattttttttaaaaaaaaatagatgtggctGCTGGGATTCGAGCCCAGGTCTCTACGGCCACAACGTAGAATTCTAACCACTAAACTACAGCCACATTTTTGGCTAGAGTACCAAATAAGTTATAGAAATAAGGATACTAACCAAATGTAGCTGTTTTGAATGTTCTGGTTCCATCAACAAAGTTCTTGCTCCCAGTGATGATGGTTTTCTTACCACCATCTCCATACATGGTCACGTTCACCATCTTCTTCGTCACATTCACTGTCTCTTCATACACTCCTTCCTTCACATATATCACATACcttttcacaaattttaaaaaaaaacctccaaTTACtacccatcatcatcatcatcatcatcatcatcatcatcatcatcatcacatatatatataaacaagtgcAAAATCCAATTAACAAAAGCATTTAACTTAATACCTTCCTTCATATTTCTTTGGCATAGCATTAAGTGCATCAGTGATGTTCAAGAAATCACCACTTCCATCTTTGGCCACAGTCACATTAGGTGTAGGCTTCTTCCAACTATACGACCTCAACATCCTCCTATCCCCTTCTGCAACCCAAGAAGGataaccatcatcatcaacaaacacttcctccttctcctcctccagcAACCGACGTCGGTTAAAGTTCGAAAGCTTCAACGTCGAGAAAAAGTTCGTCGCTTCCTTGATAATTGCCAATGCATTGCTAGTAAGTTGTCTGGCCTTATCCATAGCCTTGTTCATCTTCGTCTTTAACTCTCCCTCAGGGAATCCATCAATGCAAGTCTGTTGGTAAGACATCACAGCACTCAGCCATGTTCGAATATCGTGTGACTTCTTCGGGAGGTTCTCGAGCCCATCGGCGACAATGTGCTTGAGTGAGGTCTCAAGCTCTTCTTTAGAATCTAGATACAATTGCTTGCAATCCTCAATGGCTCCTATTATCATTGGGTTCTTACTTTTAAAGAGCTCGGACCGGCTGAATGCCTTCTTGGCCTCATTAGCAATGACGGCAATGGCGGCCTTGACGAGGTCCTCTGGGGTCGGAGAACTTGAGTTCACAGCATTGGAAAGGGATGACTCACATACACCGGAGTAATCGGTGGCCGAGCACATCATCTTGACGGACTTTGACACCGAATGGAGATTACGGTTGTCGTCTTTCTTCGGTTCATGGGTTGTGTAAAAGAGAGCACCGACGACACCTGCGGTGACGATGAGGGTGGTGGCTAACAGAGAGACACCAATAATAATGAGcttctttttccttgatttcCTTTTCTCTGATTCATAGGAGTAGTCATTGAAGTCCTGAAAGGCATACATGGTTTTGAATTGGAATTGATCTCTTTTCCCCCTTTCTCTGCAATCCTGTGAAGGCAGAGAGGGAGGAGAAGGAGACAGGGagaagagagggagagaggTGGAGAGTAGAGGAAAGAGGAAGGCCTTGGGTAAGATCAGGGAATGAGAGGAAGGGAGAGAGTTTAGGATTAGCTGTTTGAAAGTTAGTTGAGGTTGGTGAAAACCGTTTATGACCGTTGTTTCTGGTTTTCCCGCCAACCTGTTACTtgttaaaaataactaaatactAGTAAAAGGAATCTCGGCCTTACATTTTTGGGGATGTCCTTGTTgggtaaataatatattaataattattttttaaattttttttatatttctattcaTCTGATGGCTTGAATTATTAATAATCCAAATTACCCATTAATTGAATTTCTGAATGCAGTTTGGTGTTGCTGTTGTCATTACCAATCAAGTTGTTGCATAAGTTGATGGGTCTGCTATCTTTGCTGGGCTGCGAATCAAACCTATTGGAGGGAGCATTACGGCGCATGCTTTTacaacaagttttttttataatagaagACAAACGCCCCATTTTAAAAGTTTTGTCAAGGACAAACATGTATAATGATGCGCCAATCACTACTATAAAGAGTATTTGAACATGGGAACAACGATGAACAGTAACAGTACAGTCACTACAATACTACTGTACAGGGTTTTGACGCTGCGCCTGCAATCACTGCTTTCGACTGGGCTACCGGTGATTGTGTACAACAAGGTTCTTTGATAATTGAAATGTGCAACTCAAACTTTACATGATCTTCAGTAACTTCTACTCCATAATTTCTGGaatatcactacaagaaatttgacTATTCTCTACGTTGTTTATAGCTACATAGTAAATTTCGTAGTTAAATATGTTGTATTGtctatgatttatatatttcataggGCAAAACAAACATTCTGAGGCGCCAAAGGTTTCCTATCCGCAGGAAGACGAAGGCCTACGAATGATTTCGAgtaactatgttttttttttgtaggtgAAACAAAGATTTTTTGTCTACGAAATAGATCGTAGCGAAAAGTTCTTCTAGTTTTCACCACGAATTGTAAAACGTAgctaaaatgttttttttcatttgtaacacgtaccaacaaattatatatttatctacaacaaaaaGCGTAATAACAATAACACTTTCGTAGGGAAATAAAAATGCTTTGAGGCACCAAACAATTCCAAACACTAGAAAACCAAATACTACGAATTATTTCTAATTGCTACAATTTTTTTGCAGGTAAAAATGGATTTTGTCTATGAAACATATCATAGAGAAtaggaatttaaatttttggctAAGAATCGTACAAAAATAGCTAAAAAGCATGATTTTTATCGTCTATGAAATAAATCCTAAAGA containing:
- the LOC120282899 gene encoding pectinesterase, which encodes MYAFQDFNDYSYESEKRKSRKKKLIIIGVSLLATTLIVTAGVVGALFYTTHEPKKDDNRNLHSVSKSVKMMCSATDYSGVCESSLSNAVNSSSPTPEDLVKAAIAVIANEAKKAFSRSELFKSKNPMIIGAIEDCKQLYLDSKEELETSLKHIVADGLENLPKKSHDIRTWLSAVMSYQQTCIDGFPEGELKTKMNKAMDKARQLTSNALAIIKEATNFFSTLKLSNFNRRRLLEEEKEEVFVDDDGYPSWVAEGDRRMLRSYSWKKPTPNVTVAKDGSGDFLNITDALNAMPKKYEGRYVIYVKEGVYEETVNVTKKMVNVTMYGDGGKKTIITGSKNFVDGTRTFKTATFVASGAGFMAVSLCFRNTAGAAKHQAVALRVQSDQSIFLYCRMEGYQDTLYAQTHRQFYRGCVISGTIDFIFGDAAAVIQNSVIVVRRPLSNQQNIVTANGRIDPHETTGFVLHNCRIIPDHTLTSFNISINSYLGRPWKQYSKTIIMESRIGSFIHPDGYTPWNGDFALNTLFYAEYNNTGEGSNVTKRVPWLGFKVISRSAAKGFTVANFLQGRDWIKRSEVPVRFGLFH